The following proteins come from a genomic window of Natronosalvus vescus:
- a CDS encoding site-2 protease family protein: MNSADAEVPGNGPPLERIESVFPVYEIAVDGDEIRYYGTPQLAPEPMMRELWGDFREAGYDVRLTVERGEYVLVAEPLSLGVDGIPWTNLVLFLATVASTLFAGAMWYGIDPIGDPLELWRAWPFTVAILGVLGVHEMGHYVLSRYHQVDASLPYFLPVPTLIGTMGAVIKMKGQMPSRKALFDIGVAGPLAGLVATVVVTVIGLYLPPVPVPEGAADPDATQIRLGFPPMLEMIAAAVDRPLYADDPTQNVNPVVIGGWVGMFITFLNLIPVGQLDGGHIMRAMVGDLQETVAAVVPGVLFSLAAYLYYVDGYSGNAVFIWVFWGLFAVLLAAMGPAVPVNDDRLDRKRVALGLVTFGLGLLCFMPAPVSIVN, encoded by the coding sequence ATGAATTCGGCCGACGCCGAGGTGCCCGGGAACGGTCCGCCCCTCGAGCGGATCGAATCGGTGTTTCCGGTCTACGAAATCGCGGTCGATGGCGACGAGATTCGCTACTACGGGACGCCACAACTGGCACCCGAGCCGATGATGCGGGAACTCTGGGGTGACTTCCGCGAGGCCGGCTACGACGTTCGGCTCACCGTCGAACGCGGCGAGTACGTCCTCGTCGCCGAGCCCCTCTCGCTGGGCGTCGACGGCATTCCCTGGACGAACCTCGTTCTGTTCCTGGCGACGGTCGCCTCGACGCTGTTTGCGGGGGCGATGTGGTACGGCATCGACCCGATCGGCGACCCGCTCGAGCTGTGGCGCGCGTGGCCGTTTACCGTCGCCATTCTCGGCGTACTCGGCGTCCACGAAATGGGCCATTACGTCCTGAGTCGCTACCATCAGGTCGACGCCTCGCTGCCGTACTTCCTGCCGGTGCCGACGCTCATCGGGACGATGGGAGCGGTGATCAAGATGAAAGGCCAGATGCCGAGTCGAAAAGCACTGTTCGACATCGGCGTCGCCGGCCCGCTCGCCGGGCTGGTCGCCACCGTCGTCGTCACCGTAATCGGCCTCTATCTGCCGCCGGTGCCCGTCCCGGAGGGTGCAGCCGACCCCGACGCGACCCAGATTCGACTCGGCTTTCCGCCGATGCTCGAGATGATCGCCGCCGCCGTCGATCGGCCACTGTACGCCGACGATCCGACGCAAAACGTCAATCCGGTCGTCATCGGGGGCTGGGTCGGCATGTTCATCACGTTCTTGAACCTCATCCCGGTGGGCCAACTCGACGGCGGTCACATCATGCGAGCGATGGTCGGTGACCTTCAGGAAACGGTCGCAGCCGTCGTTCCCGGCGTGTTGTTCTCCCTGGCGGCGTACCTCTATTACGTCGACGGCTACAGCGGCAACGCGGTGTTCATCTGGGTGTTTTGGGGATTGTTCGCCGTATTACTCGCCGCGATGGGGCCAGCCGTTCCGGTGAACGACGACCGCCTGGATCGAAAGCGGGTCGCACTCGGCCTCGTCACCTTCGGTCTCGGTCTGCTCTGTTTCATGCCAGCACCGGTCTCGATCGTCAACTAA
- a CDS encoding DUF7123 family protein: MSTTAQPSTDGKELRLKQYLRERAADGEMYFKGKFIADDVGLSPKEIGALMVKLSESATDLEIEKWSYTSATTWRVAPA, from the coding sequence ATGAGCACGACAGCCCAACCCTCCACGGACGGCAAAGAACTCCGCCTCAAACAGTACCTGCGCGAACGCGCTGCCGACGGCGAGATGTACTTCAAAGGAAAGTTCATCGCGGACGACGTCGGTCTCTCCCCCAAAGAGATCGGTGCCCTGATGGTCAAGCTCTCGGAATCCGCGACGGATCTCGAGATCGAAAAGTGGTCGTACACGAGTGCGACCACGTGGCGAGTCGCTCCAGCCTGA
- a CDS encoding molybdopterin synthase produces the protein MYVLGIIDGGANDDRLERTADRIVDQLSRSGRVGVVRYDATIADGLNTLRDAGITPGGDVTYALGADGDWTASGTELTVADALDSLAPTCAYAVVIGLEIPGHPTVVVGDEREPSKSPVIATVGTPNNLDLEALATDLEATDPYRTLESLVERVKTRQDADQAGAIATFTGRVRAKDDPEDARTEYLEFEKYDGVADQRMAALQADLEAREGVYGVELYHRTGVVRNGEDIVHVVVLAGHREEAFRTVEDGINRLKDEVPLFKKEVTVEETFWVHDRS, from the coding sequence ATGTACGTACTCGGCATCATCGACGGCGGGGCGAATGACGACCGCCTCGAGCGCACGGCCGACCGGATCGTCGATCAACTCTCGCGATCCGGTCGGGTCGGCGTCGTCCGCTACGACGCCACCATCGCCGACGGGCTCAACACGCTTCGCGACGCGGGGATTACCCCCGGTGGCGACGTCACGTACGCCCTCGGTGCCGACGGCGACTGGACGGCCTCCGGCACGGAACTCACCGTCGCCGATGCGCTCGACTCACTCGCGCCCACCTGCGCGTACGCTGTCGTCATCGGCCTCGAGATACCGGGCCATCCGACGGTCGTCGTCGGCGACGAACGCGAACCCTCGAAATCGCCCGTGATCGCGACCGTCGGCACGCCCAACAATCTCGATCTGGAGGCCCTGGCGACTGATCTCGAGGCCACGGATCCCTATCGGACGCTCGAGTCGCTCGTCGAACGGGTCAAAACACGTCAGGACGCTGATCAGGCCGGAGCCATCGCAACGTTTACGGGTCGCGTTCGCGCGAAAGACGACCCAGAGGACGCCCGAACGGAGTACCTCGAGTTCGAGAAGTACGACGGCGTCGCCGACCAGCGGATGGCGGCGCTGCAGGCCGACCTCGAGGCGCGTGAGGGCGTGTACGGGGTCGAACTGTACCACCGGACGGGGGTCGTCCGTAACGGCGAGGACATCGTCCACGTCGTCGTGCTTGCCGGCCACCGCGAAGAGGCGTTTCGCACCGTCGAGGACGGTATCAACCGCCTCAAAGACGAGGTACCTCTGTTCAAAAAAGAGGTGACGGTCGAAGAGACGTTCTGGGTTCACGACCGTTCCTGA
- the pyrH gene encoding UMP kinase, whose protein sequence is MKVVVSIGGSVLVPEPGADRVAAHAAVVEDLVADGCRVGAVVGGGGVAREYIGAARELGANEIELDQLGIDVTRLNARLLIAALGEDSVTAPARDYEAAGEALRRGNVCVMGGVAPAQTTDAVGAALAEYVDADLLVYATSVPGVYSADPNEDDTATKYDELSAAELVDVIAGLEMNAGASAPVDLLAAKIIQRSGMRTIVLDGTDPERIARAVRYGDHEGTDVIPESAGEEPTYWASDAH, encoded by the coding sequence ATGAAAGTGGTCGTCTCAATCGGTGGGAGCGTACTCGTTCCCGAGCCGGGTGCGGATCGGGTGGCAGCCCACGCCGCCGTCGTCGAAGACCTCGTCGCGGATGGGTGTCGGGTCGGTGCCGTCGTCGGCGGCGGCGGTGTCGCCCGCGAGTACATCGGTGCCGCCCGCGAACTGGGCGCCAACGAGATCGAACTGGATCAACTGGGGATCGACGTTACCCGACTCAACGCCAGACTCCTCATCGCGGCCCTCGGTGAGGACTCGGTGACCGCCCCGGCTCGAGATTACGAAGCCGCGGGCGAGGCGCTCCGGAGGGGCAACGTCTGCGTGATGGGTGGAGTCGCCCCGGCCCAGACGACCGACGCTGTGGGTGCCGCCCTCGCCGAGTACGTCGACGCCGACCTCCTCGTATACGCGACGAGCGTCCCCGGCGTCTACTCTGCGGATCCGAACGAGGACGACACGGCGACGAAGTACGACGAACTCTCGGCGGCGGAACTCGTCGACGTGATCGCCGGCCTCGAGATGAATGCGGGGGCGTCCGCTCCCGTCGACCTGCTCGCCGCGAAGATCATCCAGCGGTCGGGAATGCGAACGATCGTCCTCGACGGCACCGACCCCGAGCGTATCGCCCGCGCCGTCCGGTACGGCGACCACGAGGGAACCGACGTGATCCCCGAGTCGGCGGGTGAAGAGCCGACCTACTGGGCCAGCGATGCACACTGA